A stretch of DNA from Spirosoma endbachense:
CGAAAACTGGTCGAGTGCCTGCAAACCGGAGCCGGACAATTTGGCTGGACCAAGCGGCAGACCAAACCCGGCACCGTCCGGGAGGGCCAATGGCTGATCGGGTTGGGTGTTGCGTCGGCCATCCGGGGAGCACCCATCATGAGATCGGCGGCCCGCGTGCGGCTGAGCCGGGAGGGCATCGTTACGGTCGAAACAGACATGACCGATATTGGAACCGGTAGTTATACCATTGTTGGGCAAACGGCGGCCGAGATGATGGGAGTCGGCCTGGATAAAGTAATTGTCAAACTGGGCGACTCTTCGTTTCCCACCTCGCCGGGCTCCGCCGGACAGTGGGGTGCGGCTTCCGTCACGTCGGGTGTCTACGCAGCCTGCGTCAAACTGCGCGAAGCCGTAGCAAAGGCACTGGGTGTTAGCGTTGACGAAGCCGAGTTCGTAGGTGGGCAGGTGCGAGCGGGCAATCGTAGCTATCCGTTAAGCGACGCAGCCAAAGCCGCCGAACTGGTTGCTCAAGATGAAATGACCTACGGCACCCTTTCCCGGGAGTACGCGCAGGAAAGTTTCGGGGCTCATTTTGTGGAAGTGGGCGTAAACAGCTACACAGGGGAAATTCGGGTCCGGCGGATGCTGGCGGTTTGTCATGCCGGACGCATTCTGAATCCCAAAGCCGCCCGTAGTCAGGTCATCGGGGCCATGACAATGGGCGTGGGCGCGGCATTGATGGAAGAACTGGTGGTCGACAAGCAGGTGGGTTTCTTTGTCAACCACGACCTGGCGGGCTACGAAGTGCCCGTTCATGCTGACATTCCACATCAGGATGTCATTTTGCTCGAAGACCTTGACCCAACCATGTCGCCCATGAAGGCCAAAGGCATCGGTGAACTAGGTATCGTTGGGGTAGCGGCTGCGGTCGCCAATGCCGTTTATAATGCGACAGGCATACGGGTTCGTGATTACCCCATTACGCTCGATAAGCTGATCGGTAAACTAAGCTTAATTAGCTAATAATGAATACACAGTCGTTTGCTGTCCTGAAGTAATTGATTTAGAGATGTCGTAAACGAGTCACTTGGCTGACTCAATCCTCATAAGCTGGCGAGATCGGGGAGTGTCGGAATTCATTGGGCGTAATCCCCACGTATTTCTTGAAAAACTGGCTAAAATTTGGCTGATCGGCAAAGCCGATAATCTGACTGATCTGCTGCAAGCTCCAATCGGTCTGAATCAGCAGTGCTTTACTTTCTTCGACTAAGCGATTTTTGATCAGCGTACTGATGGGTTGCCCGGTGTGCTTTTTTACTAACCCGTTTAAGTAACTAGGGTTGAGGTTCAGTTTCTGGGCGTACTCCTGCGCCGTTCGTATCCGGATGGGTTTGTCCAGGTTGGCAAGGTTAGTTTCCGATTCCAGCAACTCAAAGAAATTATACACATGTCGGTAGTCGCCTGTAATCTCGCCCGTTGGGGCGTAGTTGGTTCCTTTAAGACTTTCCACCAGAACGAGCTGAACATAAGCTTGCATGGCTTCTTCGGCCAGTTCCCCCCCCGATGCCGCTTCGGCCTTCATCTGAGTGAGCAGCTGATGAATCATCCGGGTCGATTCTACTGAAAGGCGCAATATCTTTTTTTCGGTAAAGAATCGGTATCGGTCAATGACCAGTTTCAGGGAGGGATGCTGATCCAGATACCGCTTTTTGAACATGCAAAAGATACCTCCGCCTACTGTTTCGGGGGCATTACGCCAGCACACAATTTCATTGGGGTGTAGAAACAGAATGGTTCGTTCGTCAATGTAATAATTATCCTTCCCCATGGTTTGGCAACCCGTGCCGCTGGTCATGAGCATGATCTTGTAGAAATCCCGACGATTGGGTGATAGGTAGTTGTCACAACCGCTTTTTTCCCGATCAACGATCTTGATATTCCAGTCCTCGTAGTACAGTCGGCTTACTGGTGTGTTGCCGGGTGGTAGCTCTGATGGACTATCATAGACCATCGTAATGGGCTGGCTTTCACGTCGCATTTTCATACTTGCAATTTATAAGTAACAAACTAGATTAATCTAGTTTAATCAATACTATAAATAAAAACGGATCACTCTAGTCTGATTATCAGCTATTAACGGTAACATCTTAAATTTATTGCGAAAGAATTACTCAATTTGACTTTTTTGCCAGAGATGCGTTTTTCATAAAAAATGATTCGATTTTACTATAAAGTGTCTGATCAATTTCAGGTTATTTTGCGAGGGTATATAGTCTATCTTTAATTGTATTTATTAACACGCTTTACTGCTTAAAGTCGGTAAACCGCCAGTAAATGGGTCACCCATTAGCTGGCGTCTTTACGGTTGAGGTCTTGATGATTTAATTGGGCGAGCTAAACCGTTTAGGCTATACGTCATTTCTCAGCCAGAAACGGTAATGATCCCTTGAAAAATGCTGGTTTTGCGCGTTGGGCTAGCCCTTTCTTAACACAAGCTCATTGGCAACACGATTGACCATGAAAGAGATTAAAGGGATACTCCATATCTACGACCAGATTGACTTGTCCCGGCGAAAGCTGGCACTGGCGACCGTTGTGTATGTAGAAGGGTCAGCATATCGCCGACCCGGAGCAAGGATGCTTATTAGCGACGATGGCCGCTGGGAAGGGGCTATTAGTGGCGGTTGCCTGGAAGGCGATGCGCTCCGTAAAGCGCGGCAAGTTATACTCGAAGGGCAATCCATGGTGGTTCGTTACGACACGATGGATGATGATGCGAATAGTTTAGGGATTGGGCTCGGTTGCAATGGCATTATTGATGTGTTTATCGAACCCATTAATCCTACGGATAAGACTAACCCCATTGCGCTTTTAC
This window harbors:
- a CDS encoding helix-turn-helix domain-containing protein, with amino-acid sequence MKMRRESQPITMVYDSPSELPPGNTPVSRLYYEDWNIKIVDREKSGCDNYLSPNRRDFYKIMLMTSGTGCQTMGKDNYYIDERTILFLHPNEIVCWRNAPETVGGGIFCMFKKRYLDQHPSLKLVIDRYRFFTEKKILRLSVESTRMIHQLLTQMKAEAASGGELAEEAMQAYVQLVLVESLKGTNYAPTGEITGDYRHVYNFFELLESETNLANLDKPIRIRTAQEYAQKLNLNPSYLNGLVKKHTGQPISTLIKNRLVEESKALLIQTDWSLQQISQIIGFADQPNFSQFFKKYVGITPNEFRHSPISPAYED